The nucleotide window GAAGCTTTCGTAAAGCTTTCCCCTGTCATCCACCGTTATTTTGAGGCGATCATGGTGATGAGCGATGATGAACGATTGCGATTGAACCGCCTTCGGCAAATGCATCATTTATCAAAAGAGATCCACCGGTTTGCCCGTATTCAATCACTCGTATTTCCTGCGTAAGAGATTGTTCATAAATCATTTCGGAAGTGAGAGGCCAGAGGTTTTTCCCAACTTCTAACATCCCACTTCCAACCTCCAGCATAAGGGGTGAGAAACCATCGAATTAACGGATCGGCAAGAACGGATTTTGGAAATCGTAAAAAATGAAGGTCCGATTACCGGTGAACAAATCGCGGACCACCTTTCCTTGACAAGAGCCACTCTGCGCCCTGATTTAGCCATCCTTACCATGGTCGGTTTTCTCGGCGCCAGACCGCGTGTCGGTTATTATTTTACGGGGAAAACAGGGGCAGAAGTTCCGCTTGCGGAAATAAAGGAACGAAAAGTGGGAGAGTACCAATCCATCCCGGTCGTTGTCGGGGAGTCTGACTCCGTATACGATGCAATAAGCGCAATGTTTCTCGAGGATGTGGGAACGTTATTTGTCGTTGATCAAACCTCGCAGCTGGCCGGGGTCCTCTCCCGGAAAGATTTGCTCCGGGCAAGCATCGGTAAACAAGACCTGGAATCGATGCCGGTGAGTATCATTATGACGCGGATGCCAAATATTACGGTCTGTAAAAAAGATGACTTGCTTATCGAGGCGGCAAGCCTGTTAATTGAACGGCAAATCGACGCGCTCCCTGTAGTGAATGGCGAGGATAATCATCCATACGAAGTCGTTGGCCGTGTCACGAAAACAACAATGACGAAAGCGCTCGTTGATTTAGTGCAATCCGAGCGCCCATTGGGAGGTGGTCGTTCATGAATACATTTCAACAGCATCCGATTGTTTATGTCATTTCCGATTCTGTCGGAGAAACAGCGGAACTGGTCATTAAAGCGGCAGCGAGCCAATTTGGGACCACAAACATTGAAGTGCGCCGCATTCCTTACGTAGAAGATGAAGCAACGATCAATGAAGTGGTGGACCTTGCCAAAGATGTCGGTGCAATGATTGCGTTTACACTCGTCGTTCCTGAAGTGAAGGCCCATTTGCTTGCAACAGCAGAGCGAAAACAAGTGGAAGTGGTGGACATCATGGGGCCGATTCTTGATAAATTGACCCATCTTTTGCAACTGGAACCGAAGTATAAACCGGGACTTGTTTACCGTTTGGACGAGGAATATTTTCGAAAAGTGGAAGCAA belongs to Salicibibacter cibi and includes:
- a CDS encoding helix-turn-helix transcriptional regulator; its protein translation is MELTDRQERILEIVKNEGPITGEQIADHLSLTRATLRPDLAILTMVGFLGARPRVGYYFTGKTGAEVPLAEIKERKVGEYQSIPVVVGESDSVYDAISAMFLEDVGTLFVVDQTSQLAGVLSRKDLLRASIGKQDLESMPVSIIMTRMPNITVCKKDDLLIEAASLLIERQIDALPVVNGEDNHPYEVVGRVTKTTMTKALVDLVQSERPLGGGRS